The window AGTTCCACCCGGTGCATACATCACTTCGGTCCTGGCCGTCCTTCGCCCGCCAAAAGCATGGGAGGCCTTGTCCACTATGCCATTGTAAGCTTCGGTCTCAACGATCCTGCCGCTGGTCTTCATCCCATTAAAATTGGTGACGAGTACCTTACCTACCAGCTCCCTCGCCAGTTCCACCACATCAGGCCTTTGAAAGAAAGATGTTCCCAATTTCCGCATCATTGTCGCCAGTGTTGGTTCAAAGTAATAAATTTAGGCCGTTAAAACTTACCCATTTGCTTAAAGAGATCATCATAGCTATAGAGTCCTATATCAAAGCCCACCGTTTCATTGGTGAGCACAAGCTCTGGCGATGGATCATTATTCCCGGTATCCTGTACATGATCCTGTTTGTGACAGGCATGTATTTCTTTGTCAATTCCAGCAACGACGCCGTTAATTACCTCAGTAACCTGATCGGTATCGACCGCTGGCTACAGGAACAGAAAAGTCCCTTCCTGAGTTTTATTTTCCTGATGGGCGGGATCATGGTCAGGCTATTGCTTGTATTCTTCTACTTTTCCCTCTTCAAATATTTCTTCCTCATCGTTGGCTCGCCCCTGTTTGCCTACCTGAGCGAAAAGACAGAATCCATCCTGGAAGGCAAGGATTTCCCTTTCAGCTTCAGGCAGCTGATGAAGGATATCATCAGGGGCATCAGGCTTGCACTGCGTAACATGTTATGGCAAACCGTCTATACGGTCTCCATCCTGTTGCTGTCCATTATCCCGGTGGTCGGCTGGATCAGCCCAATGCTGTCCTTGTTTTCCGAATGTTATTACTATGGTTTCTCCATGATCGATTACAGTTGCGAACGCAGGAAGATGAGTCCCTCACAAAGCATCGAATTCATATCGCAGCATAAAGGACTGGCTATCGGCAACGGCCTGTTGTTCTACCTCATGCATATCATCCCCTTTATCGGGTGGATACTGGCACCCACTTATGCCGTTGTGGCTGCCACCCTTAGTGTTCGTGAACTTGAAAAGAAATAACCATGGCCAGTAATGCAATAGGCACTGTGCTGTTGATCCCTACCTTCCTGGATGAGGGGAACCTGGAAACCATTCCTGCTTATGTAGTGGCTGCCGTGA is drawn from Flavihumibacter rivuli and contains these coding sequences:
- a CDS encoding EI24 domain-containing protein, coding for MLKEIIIAIESYIKAHRFIGEHKLWRWIIIPGILYMILFVTGMYFFVNSSNDAVNYLSNLIGIDRWLQEQKSPFLSFIFLMGGIMVRLLLVFFYFSLFKYFFLIVGSPLFAYLSEKTESILEGKDFPFSFRQLMKDIIRGIRLALRNMLWQTVYTVSILLLSIIPVVGWISPMLSLFSECYYYGFSMIDYSCERRKMSPSQSIEFISQHKGLAIGNGLLFYLMHIIPFIGWILAPTYAVVAATLSVRELEKK